One stretch of Clavelina lepadiformis chromosome 6, kaClaLepa1.1, whole genome shotgun sequence DNA includes these proteins:
- the LOC143462864 gene encoding uncharacterized protein LOC143462864 isoform X2 → MSADAGLEENKTEESKPNNLHSNQVLEYVSTSFAPSYEAASSFPSVSTCPRGLECLLPLDQVTITTTDAAAALGTVQNKAGQCLFNLKKTYGPSFNERTISFSNNNGEEILRRAVSVNGCCLGPVVCPCPGLGPGMLVESIEAPPGQQVAKTQQMSAWFGFRFHIYDESNTVRLILNSNCFGNNWTVVTTSGSQIGEMVWNYPFGGGKKLTVTFPMDLDVRLKGALLWIMIY, encoded by the exons ATGTCTGCTGATGCTGGCTtggaagaaaataaaacagag GAATCGAAGCCTAATAACCTGCATTCAAACCAAGTTTTAGAGTATGTATCTACAAGTTTTGCGCCATCATATGAAGCAGCTTCTTCCTTCCCTTCCGTGTCAACATGCCCTCGTGGGCTTGAGTGCTTGTTACCACTTGATCAAGTAACAATTACAACTACAG ATGCAGCAGCTGCCCTAGGTACGGTACAAAACAAAGCGGGACAGTGTcttttcaatttgaaaaaaacataCGGACCCAGCTTTAATGAACGCACCATAAGTTTTAGCAACAATAATGGTGAG GAAATATTGAGGCGCGCAGTTAGCGTCAACGGTTGCTGTTTAGGCCCCGTGGTTTGTCCTTGCCCCGGGCTGGGTCCTGGAATGCTGGTAGAATCGATAGAAGCACCGCCTGGTCAACAAGTTGCAAAAACGCAACAAAT GTCAGCGTGGTTTGGTTTTCGTTTTCATATTTACGATGAGTCGAATACTGTCCGATTGATTTTAAACAGCAATTGTTTCGGTAACAACTGGACCGTCGTCACCACATCCGGCAGTCAGATTGGAGAAATGGTTTGGAATTACCCCTTTGGGGGAGGAAAAAAATTAACCGTGACCT TTCCAATGGATTTGGATGTTAGACTGAAAGGGGCCTTACTGTGGATAATGATCTATT AA
- the LOC143462864 gene encoding uncharacterized protein LOC143462864 isoform X3, translating into MSADAGLEENKTEESKPNNLHSNQVLEYVSTSFAPSYEAASSFPSVSTCPRGLECLLPLDQVTITTTDAAAALGTVQNKAGQCLFNLKKTYGPSFNERTISFSNNNGEEILRRAVSVNGCCLGPVVCPCPGLGPGMLVESIEAPPGQQVAKTQQMSAWFGFRFHIYDESNTVRLILNSNCFGNNWTVVTTSGSQIGEMVWNYPFGGGKKLTVT; encoded by the exons ATGTCTGCTGATGCTGGCTtggaagaaaataaaacagag GAATCGAAGCCTAATAACCTGCATTCAAACCAAGTTTTAGAGTATGTATCTACAAGTTTTGCGCCATCATATGAAGCAGCTTCTTCCTTCCCTTCCGTGTCAACATGCCCTCGTGGGCTTGAGTGCTTGTTACCACTTGATCAAGTAACAATTACAACTACAG ATGCAGCAGCTGCCCTAGGTACGGTACAAAACAAAGCGGGACAGTGTcttttcaatttgaaaaaaacataCGGACCCAGCTTTAATGAACGCACCATAAGTTTTAGCAACAATAATGGTGAG GAAATATTGAGGCGCGCAGTTAGCGTCAACGGTTGCTGTTTAGGCCCCGTGGTTTGTCCTTGCCCCGGGCTGGGTCCTGGAATGCTGGTAGAATCGATAGAAGCACCGCCTGGTCAACAAGTTGCAAAAACGCAACAAAT GTCAGCGTGGTTTGGTTTTCGTTTTCATATTTACGATGAGTCGAATACTGTCCGATTGATTTTAAACAGCAATTGTTTCGGTAACAACTGGACCGTCGTCACCACATCCGGCAGTCAGATTGGAGAAATGGTTTGGAATTACCCCTTTGGGGGAGGAAAAAAATTAACCGTGACCT AA
- the LOC143462865 gene encoding uncharacterized protein LOC143462865, translated as MSALQQDGAGNPESGYIIHQTTVFTTGISQSYDNPPVDSQPQSSGINLESCPPGLECLLPLDQVSIFLQNRGKYGGVAEIKNKAGQLLFQVAIAHGFGGIKKIYRDQRGMTIFNLKQTKESCVDSCSCCCCCCLRPCEVCNSVYTVEADRRLGQMKSVPGCCDFRLSIHDESGKIQLFAHGCGSMNFETTSGEVIGSIRSKINAPGTFATIVTFPQALDVKLKAILISTITCN; from the exons ATGTCTGCCTTGCAACAG GACGGTGCTGGCAATCCCGAAAGTGGTTACATAATACATCAAACCACCGTTTTCACCACCGGTATTTCTCAGTCATATGACAATCCACCAGTTGACAGTCAACCACAGAGTTCAGGAATTAATCTAGAAAGTTGTCCGCCAGGTTTAGAATGTCTTTTGCCTTTAGACCAAGTCAGCATTTTTCTCCAGAATAGAG GAAAATATGGTGGAGTGGCtgagataaaaaataaagctgGACAGCTGTTGTTTCAAGTGGCAATTGCACACGGATTTGGCGGAATAAAGAAGATTTACCGGGATCAGCGCGGAATG ACCATCTTCAacttaaagcaaacaaaagagAGTTGTGTAGACAGTTgttcttgttgttgttgctgttgtttACGTCCCTGCGAAGTTTGTAATTCAGTGTACACGGTAGAAGCTGATAGACGTCTTGGACAAATGAAAAGCGT ACCTGGTTGTTGCGATTTTCGGTTGTCTATTCACGACGAATCGGGAAAAATTCAACTTTTCGCGCATGGTTGTGGTTCGATGAACTTCGAAACTACTTCGGGAGAAGTCATAGGAAGCATACgaagtaaaataaatgcaCCTGGCACATTTGCAACCATTGTCACAT ttcCTCAAGCTTTGGATGTCAAACTCAAAGCGATTCTCATAAGCACCATAACTT GTAACTAG
- the LOC143462329 gene encoding uncharacterized protein LOC143462329: MFDQQVYPSEGEYGVSTVLPPASYAQPGKSGWAPMPLFSDYSSGCPPGLQALIPLDRIEFTRKTNDQGLAIKGTVKNMGGMKILKMKFHRSGEDITQSFYDNTGSEVLRCNTKAELCGQLCPCCCCLAESDGCGTKAEIEAPLGHTIAKTKQKNAWCAYEFKVKDGSGDTKLIVKGTLELEIETKSGKEIGKITAKQDKPGKITRTIKFPADLDIKMKAALLCF; this comes from the exons atgtttgatCAGCAAGTATATCCTTCAGAAGGAGAG TATGGAGTTTCTACTGTATTACCCCCGGCCTCGTACGCTCAGCCAGGAAAATCCGGATGGGCGCCAATGCCTTTATTCTCGGATTACTCATCTGGATGCCCTCCAGGCTTGCAAGCTTTGATTCCTCTGGATAGAATTGAATTCACAAGAAAAACCAATG ATCAAGGACTCGCCATTAAAGGTACGGTTAAGAACATGGGAGgcatgaaaatattaaaaatgaaatttcatCGATCCGGGGAAGACATCACACAGTCATTCTACGACAACACTGGTTCT GAAGTGCTACGATGCAACACCAAGGCTGAATTATGCGGTCAACTTTGCCCGTGCTGCTGTTGTCTTGCTGAATCAGATGGTTGTGGAACCAAAGCCGAGATCGAGGCACCACTAGGACACACCATAGCAAAAACCAAGCAAAA AAACGCTTGGTGTGCTTACGAATTTAAAGTTAAGGATGGATCGGGGGACACAAAGCTGATCGTAAAAGGAACTTTGGAACTGGAAATTGAAACCAAAAGCGGAAAGGAAATTGGTAAAATAACGGCTAAACAAGACAAACCTGGAAAAATAACAAGAACAATAAAAT TTCCTGCTGACTTAGACATTAAGATGAAGGCAGCTCTTTTATGCTTCT GA
- the LOC143462864 gene encoding uncharacterized protein LOC143462864 isoform X1: MSADAGLEENKTEESKPNNLHSNQVLEYVSTSFAPSYEAASSFPSVSTCPRGLECLLPLDQVTITTTDAAAALGTVQNKAGQCLFNLKKTYGPSFNERTISFSNNNGEEILRRAVSVNGCCLGPVVCPCPGLGPGMLVESIEAPPGQQVAKTQQMSAWFGFRFHIYDESNTVRLILNSNCFGNNWTVVTTSGSQIGEMVWNYPFGGGKKLTVTFPMDLDVRLKGALLWIMIYCKLYVLYGMISESMTLDLSQ, translated from the exons ATGTCTGCTGATGCTGGCTtggaagaaaataaaacagag GAATCGAAGCCTAATAACCTGCATTCAAACCAAGTTTTAGAGTATGTATCTACAAGTTTTGCGCCATCATATGAAGCAGCTTCTTCCTTCCCTTCCGTGTCAACATGCCCTCGTGGGCTTGAGTGCTTGTTACCACTTGATCAAGTAACAATTACAACTACAG ATGCAGCAGCTGCCCTAGGTACGGTACAAAACAAAGCGGGACAGTGTcttttcaatttgaaaaaaacataCGGACCCAGCTTTAATGAACGCACCATAAGTTTTAGCAACAATAATGGTGAG GAAATATTGAGGCGCGCAGTTAGCGTCAACGGTTGCTGTTTAGGCCCCGTGGTTTGTCCTTGCCCCGGGCTGGGTCCTGGAATGCTGGTAGAATCGATAGAAGCACCGCCTGGTCAACAAGTTGCAAAAACGCAACAAAT GTCAGCGTGGTTTGGTTTTCGTTTTCATATTTACGATGAGTCGAATACTGTCCGATTGATTTTAAACAGCAATTGTTTCGGTAACAACTGGACCGTCGTCACCACATCCGGCAGTCAGATTGGAGAAATGGTTTGGAATTACCCCTTTGGGGGAGGAAAAAAATTAACCGTGACCT TTCCAATGGATTTGGATGTTAGACTGAAAGGGGCCTTACTGTGGATAATGATCTATTGTAAGTTATATGTTTTGTATGGCATGATATCAGAGTCAATGACTTTAGATTTGAGTCAATGA